The nucleotide sequence gataagcggaagaaaatggatggatggatggatggatggaaaaaacggcttggctctacatagatcatttctctatcggcacacactgtacagggggtgaatttttttctcccgcatttccaatatggctgccgccgactggcttcagaacagcgctcaggaacagatgggtgacgtcatggaaactacgtccatattatatacagtctatggttgtaactAGCAGGGACTTGGCTATTTGAAATACACAACGGCTGTATGAAACATTAGCACCAAATTACGAGTCTAGCGCAGATCCCCTAAGGGAGGGTATTAGaccaattcaattcaaaacatgTCCCCCATTACCAGACCACAATTTACTGTAATTGTTCCATTTCCTCTACAGAATCCCAAAGCCAGTACTCATAATAAACACACAAGCAATCGCTACACAAGCAGCATTCATTAGAACAGAGGACTGCTTGTTACCTTGCGAGAGCGAAAAGCAGGATATTTAGTGTTTTCTCATTTACATTTGTAAGACCAACTGCTGTATTCTCCCTGTCATAAACAGAGGCGAGATAGATAGGGTATTACAGAAAACCCCTTTATTAAGCTGGACTCCTCTTTAAACAGTCAGTTAAAATGTACTGCTGTGTGATAAACAGATGGATTTGGCTGCAAAAGGAGTTTCATATTCAGACTCACATAAGCTGAGACAGTTTTACACTTCAACAATTATAAagcgacccccccccccccccccccctccttccaTCTggttatgtatgtgtgtgtgtgcatttattgcTGGGCTCCAATCTGCATCTTTTTATCATGGATAATTAGggatagaaaaagaaagagccCCGTTATTCTAGATTCTTCAGTTGTTTATTCACATattcccctctctccctgcatGTGACGCTGTCTGCCCAGTGCCCACCCACTCCTAtaaaaaggagagggagagagatagtAAGTGAGACatagggagagagaaggagaattagagcaagagggagggaggagagacagaagagcAGCACAGAAAGCCAGTCTGTTTTCAGCTCCCAGTTCACTGTAGCTGCTCTGCCAGACAGCATTCAGCCTTACACCATCACACTCTCCAACACGTTCGCTCTCAGTGTACGACAGCTGACAAcaccttttcattttttaaagcagcacCACAGACTCACAAAACCAGAtccagagaagaagacaaaggCAGACTCAAGCTTGACTGCAAACCACACCAGCTCAGAAGAGGCTGGGTCGAGGCTGGAGAGGGTGACTGGAGCATGGAATGGAACCTCAGAAGGATGGAAAGTGAACTGAGACATATCAACCCTGACCTGCTGCAGCCCAGCAAGAGCTTTAAGAAACCCTCCTCGGGAACCATCACCCTAAATGTTGGGGGGTTCCTGTACACAGCCCATCGGACCACCCTTGCCAAACACCAAGGTTCCTTTTTGGAAGAGCTGGCGAATGGTAAGAAGCCTGTCCAGCACACTGATTCCATGGGCAACCCATTCATTGATAGAGATGGTCCAGTTTTTCGACATGTGCTCAACTACCTACGAACAGGGGAGCTCCAGCTGCCTGACGACTTCCGGGAGGCAGGGCTCTTGCGACGAGAAGCTGATTTCTACCACCTGAGTGAACTGGTGGAAGCTGTGGTTGAGTGGGAGAGTCAGAGGGCGGCCCAACGAGAAGCTGCTTTTTTAGAGGTGACAGATAGCCATGAGAGGTCACAGGGTCTAAAGGTGTATTGCAGTGATGCAGCCTTCCTCGACAAGATCAAAGGGCGGCTCGTGCAAATCTCCAAAAGCCGTTTGGATGGCTTCCCGGAAGAATTTGTGGTGTCATCCAACGTGATTCAGTTCCGACACTTCATCAAGTCGGAGCCAGGCTCGCGCCTCGTCCTGAAAGAGGACAGCACATTCTTGTGCACACTTGACTGTCTTAAACTAGAGACAGTGATGCTAGCACTTAGATCGGGCTTCAAGCTGGTCACCAGCCTTGACAGCAGCAAAGGGTCTGTGGTGGCAGCTGAGGCCCTGCACTTTGTTAAGTAGGATGGAACAAAACGGAGGGTAttagaagaaggaaagaaaacatgtaGTTCTTGATTCCATATCCAACCACGCAAACGTGAGGTATTGACTAGAAGATGTGCTGGGTGTAATGTGTCATTGggtgaaagaagaaaagatgtgGGCTGGACTGTCTCAGAGCACAGTATTTATATCTTTGCTGCAAACTGTTGGCTTCAACACTGAGGTAATCTTTAGCAATTTGCAGAATCAGCAGAATGGCATTTTGGTATCAACCTCTGCATTGCTTTGTAGTAGACTATCTTTAAAATTCAGAATTACCCAGGTCAAATaagtattattatatatttattgcatCTGATCAGGAATCTCACAAACAACCACCTTATAGTATTGAAGCCAAGCCAACAGTGAATCCTGAGATTGTGAACATCGAACACTTCATCAGTGGGGTAGTATTTGCACAAGAACTGCTTTTGCTTCTTTGTCAATGGCTGAAAAAAGCCTGCAAAACCAGCTGTGGTGTGCACTATTGTGCCATTCAGCTTTTACTACAgcctgtgcctgtgtgtgtgtgtgtatgtgtgtttgtgtgtgtgtgtgtgtgtgtgtgtgtgtgtgtgtgtgtgtgtgtgtgtgtgtgtgtgtgtgtgtgtgtgtgtgtgtgattgtgtgtgtgtgtgattgtgattgtgattgtgtgtgtgggtgtgtatatgtgtgtgcgtgtgtgggctGTTTTAAGTTGATTTAATTGCTTGTGTCTAGTTTATAAGGCTCTCTTGAGCCTTAATGGAAAACTACAACTCACTATCATTGTTATGAATGGACTGACAAAATGACAGATTGAAGCAACAAACCTGTATCTCTGTTTGGGTCATCAAGTTCAATTTAAGTGCGAAGCATTGTGATTATTGTAAGGGCTTTGAATCTAGCATGATGCATGTGCACTGagaactgtgtgtttgttagtgCTGTGAGCCTCTGTGGTGTCAGTGCCACAACCATGCTGATTACTTTATATGtaaatattttacaaataaaagtgACACTGAAAGTACTGGTGATGTTTGGTGTGTAAATGTAGTCTGTGTATGGTTCATGTTTAAGTCATTGCTTGTAAAAGCTAGCCAGGGGAATACTATTTGAGTCATTTAGCAAAATCAACTTTATAATTTAACTCCGACCCCTATAAACATTCAAACCTGTACACTGTGTAACTGTCGACCTCTGAACTTGGTTGGAGAAGTATTAGTGCTGAAATTCCATAATTTTCTGGTGAACAAATGGTGAACTGGCTCTCACTTTGAACTGATCAAAATGCAATATTTTCCTAGCATAAAATCCCCTCTTTTTTATCCTCCTACTCACCTGAAGAACTTCTTTTATCTTTCAATTCtaataatgattcaaaagcATCTACGCCCTGcagtgttaaacaaagaaaaccaaAAGAATTGTAAACCTCTctttcaatttttattatttcactttcaaaatccACCTTTTGAAACAGTTGTATCCAGATTCACAGCAGATGGCTGTACACCAGTTCAgttctgttcaaggtttctgcctgttgaaaaaGTTACTGCTCACCACTGATCTTGCTTATGGGTGTACTAAGTTGGGTCTTTTAAAACTGGCAAACATAAAGCACAGTCGAGTCCTGCTCTACATGTGATGTGTCATGAGACAAcatttttcttgtgatttggtgctataaaaataaaaaaaatggatgtactgatgattattattaacaCAATTTTGCTTCTCTTCTGTTGAGTCATTATTATGACTacacaaaaatgaataataGTTTATTGAAACTTGAATTATTTAAGTGAATTgaattttttaaactgtaaacagCATATTGATTACTTTATAACTGTGCCTGGTGGCTTTACAAAACAGATGTCTAAACATTTTAAAGGGGATAGAAATTCAAAAAATGTACATATTTACTATTAAATATTACAGCTGATAGACACACTTTCTCTGTGTGCTTGTtttaagagaaacaaagaaatagctttaaatgaaaaataacaatttaCAGTAGCTGTTAGATAGACCACAGTGTTGCCTGTTGTGCTCTATTTTGAGTTGACATTAAAAGGACATGATCAGGTAATGAGATACGTTCTAATAATTTCAGTTTTGCCAATTCAAAACATCAGCACGAGTGAATTTTAACTTCTAACAGACCAGGGTTAGATGAAAAGGAAATGAGAGATGGAGTAAAACTTTGTGCCTGAGAGAAAATTGTCTTCTAAATATTAGAAAGCAGGTTTCATCTCACAGGATGTCAGACGGTttcttaacataaaaaaaaaaaaagagtaaaattaGCTTACAACTTATTTTAAATGAGAACTTATCCTTTGAGACTCTTCAGACTTTGAACTGTTCTATTGTATGCTGGTATGTTATTTACATGTAAATGCTGTGACaaagtttttaaacttttttttaaagcttagttTAAGTTCAATGTTTATACCGTGGGATACGGTTAGTGTCTTCGCCCTGAAATTCTTCTGTCTGGCTCATATTTGTATTAAAGTCCTATAATTTTCTGGAAATGAGTGACACAGTAATTTGAGCTGGctcactgcagcagcagtgtgCAGTCACTCCACCTGCAGAAGCCTTTGGGGAGTCCCTGCAACTCCTCCCAGATCCAGTAAGGATATTTGGTATGTACGAAACTGGGACAGTCTATGTGATAAATCCTGCCCTTTCCCTTGAGTGGGAGCTCTTTTTATCTCACTGCATTCCAATGTGATGTGTGTCATCATCGTGGTTAATAGCAAAATACTATTAATGAGTggtaaaatatttattattcaaaCTTCAGTTACATTGTACTCAGAAATAAAACTGAGGAAGTCATGTTCTTCAAAAATATTAGTTGACTCACTGGAACTAAATAATTTCGTCACCATTTCTGTCCTCATAATAAGTCTCCTTCTTTTGTGGGGATTCAATAATGCCCCAGCTTATAACAACTTGAGTGAATCAGCTCAGATACAAAGAAATGTGTgggtttaaatatttttctatgtaaaatgttttaaaggtaaGTTACTGAACTTGCTTTTTAACCGTCAAAAGAAATATCAGGCTAAATATCCAAGAAATGTCTTTGGCCAGGCGATTAaagcatgtgccccatgtaGTGAGAATTGTGTTAAGtattaaagaaagagacaaataaCTGATGGAACTTCAGATCTAAAGTACAATTGTTTCAGTCAGTCATTTCAAGATTaaagtaacattaaaaaaagaaaacacttcttTGTTCATGTTAATTATTGTTAACAATATAAGGTCACAGGAAATATTTAAtcttgtgcaatctccctcTCCGTTTCTATCTCTGTAACCCTGTTACTGCTCAGATGGTGTCTGTGTCAAGCACCTGGTTTTTCCCCAAACCAACTCCCCAAACCTGTATAAACCCTGAATGCATTCCCACcccatgaataaatacaaacataaaatggaGTCATGATTAAGGTAAATAATGTTTATGATCAAAAAACATCAGGTTTGGAGATATAATAAGAGTAAAATAATGCAGGCACCAAAAAACAGAAGGGTGCCAAAAACATGGGACAGCACAAATTGGTTATTTTAGTACTCTTCCAAAGTTTTGACAATAGAAACGCAAATAATTACATACCGTATGGAACTGAACCCAACagcttggtggaaatgcagctTTGGAAACATAGTACAGAAACTCTGACGGATGGGACAGAAACATTATTTGATTAAGGGGACTTGATTGACCCCATTGTTGGTAAGATCACACAATCTTTCAaaggctgtgattggttgaggccaaaatatatatatatataaaaaaagctcACCCAGAAGGACAGTGAAATCAAACACTATTTGATGCGATGAATATATGTTAAAACTATTGTCAGTATAAATGGCaacaaaaagtttgaaaacacgTGCCCAATTGCGCAGTAGGCCTTACATATGCATACAGTGGTTCTCCCACAAACATTTAACCTGTGTGGGCTGCCTATACCAATCCGCCTCAGTATCTTTGCTGATGATTTAtgcatttatcatttttaacttgTGTGCAATCGCCATCAATGATCGTTAAACTAATTTGCAATCTGCACTCACTCTACACCCCTCTGTCCATGATcatagaggaaaaaaagagacttcCACTCTCATTCAATGCAATAATTGCAGTTCAACAGCTTATGTCAAATATAAACCTTTTCACACCATAGTCGTAATTGTTTTTTGCACCTATTTGTTTGCTAAATTATTCTATTATTCCAGTTTGGATGTACTCTCTAAGTTTTGCTGCATCATTAATAGCCTCAAAAAACAAAGCTTAGAATGGAATTGAgagcaaaatgttaaattttcaaGTTGCCAAATATATTAACATTGTGATCACTTTTATGTCCAGCTATATTGCATTGTTGTTCTGGCTGGGAGATGTAGGCAAATATATAATGAGTggaacaacaaacattatcattGCATAATCTCATCTGAAGGGTTTAAGTAACTCACTGTTTGGAGAACATTTcccctttttaatttttttaaaattttctcctctcctttggaaactgcccaaacacattttcatcttAGGAGCTCTCTTAAAGACGTTACATGCTTTGTGCATAACTTATATTTTTCCAGGATCTAGTCTTAATCTTAAGGAGAACCCTAAAAAGTCATCAATGAAGTTTTTTTCACTGAGAGCAACTTGTTATGGAGGTGAGTTTCAACAAACTAGAACATTGtgaaaaaagttcaatattttccaTCAGTTATATCATAaagggaaaatttgatttattgtAGACTCATGGAATGTAAAAGCTTGAATAGTATATATACGTTCATCCTGAAAGTAAATGAAGCTAGGTGTATTAAGAGAATAGTTAACACCAAGACAACACATTCTTAGGCTAACAACCAGAGAGGCCCGACCAAAAAAATTACCGCCTTACATTTGCAAAGAAATATGCAACTGCATTTGTTATGTCTTTTGGGGGTTACTTGTGGTCAGGCACAGTGCTAGAAAACACTGATATGAGGGTATGCAGCTGGGGGGGAATCACACTTACTGGCCTGGTGTTTGCTGATGGTCCACTAACACTTATTTTGGGACTGACATACTTTCTTGCTTTCCGTGTAATCTAACAGGTGATATTATTAGCAGAAAAGGTTTGTGGTGTTATCTGTGTAGCTGGCACATCCTCAGAACAGTTTGCAGTGGGCAATGCTCTGTTTTTTGTCGGACTGTAAATAGACAAAACACCTCAACTACTGAAGTTGAATGGTCTTTCTTGTCTACAATGTTTTCACCCTTTTCTTCAGTGCCGCTGTTGCTGATTTTGGCTGTTTTTCCATTCAGCTCCAAATGTGTGTAAGCCTGCCAACCTCTTACTCTGGGACATGATTGGCTTTTTGTAgccatcctcttcttctctttaatgttggatggcaactagcgtttaaggttCAATAAgcccccctctctttccagtGTTTTGGTGGTGTAATTACAAGCTTGAATATTTTGAACTTTTATAGAACATTTCATTTCTATCAAGAAATATTGTACTAGGATTAGGGGTGGAAATAGAAAACCTGAttcgacttagaaccggttccaattgatcagttccatcagaattgtacacctcaagtgttatcgattcttcttaacgattcatttcacAGCACAACGTCACTTCACATCatggtacgttgcattacgtcacacactttgcgacgcagaactccttcaaccacaaaatttaaagtattttcctccaggctccaggggccacgtccagacTCATACGGcaaaaaatgaggcaccgagagcgggtaaaatacctccgcaatGACCCCTTGGAGGAAACGCGtttttcctctctaaatttaaagtcttttcatccaggctcgagggacaaagtccggactcacgcggcagagaatgaggtcaacctgttgttcagtatgttcaagttgaatatgttcatgttcagtcttgtgcagacataattttggaaaaaataaaatggttccttttggtgaggaagactgtgtagaactactttcttcccctcaaaaaaaatactcaggaaacgttaggagaattgataaggaattggattgataagcagaatcgacaattgCATTGACATtaataaaatcttatcaattcccacccctaattaGGATAATTACAGCTTACGTTTTATGGTCCAGCCAGATCACAGTCCTCCTCTTTCAAGAGCTGGACTTCATCAACAGGTGAGAAACAGTTCATTCAACTGATCAAAATGGAAT is from Notolabrus celidotus isolate fNotCel1 chromosome 10, fNotCel1.pri, whole genome shotgun sequence and encodes:
- the kctd4 gene encoding BTB/POZ domain-containing protein KCTD4, whose amino-acid sequence is MEWNLRRMESELRHINPDLLQPSKSFKKPSSGTITLNVGGFLYTAHRTTLAKHQGSFLEELANGKKPVQHTDSMGNPFIDRDGPVFRHVLNYLRTGELQLPDDFREAGLLRREADFYHLSELVEAVVEWESQRAAQREAAFLEVTDSHERSQGLKVYCSDAAFLDKIKGRLVQISKSRLDGFPEEFVVSSNVIQFRHFIKSEPGSRLVLKEDSTFLCTLDCLKLETVMLALRSGFKLVTSLDSSKGSVVAAEALHFVK